CCTTGCCAGGTGaagtttgaaaatgttttcttcttacattgtattttattgaatttgatgTGAAACCAGAAAGTTCTGCATCTACATCTGACCATAAAAATTATACTCATTTTACTGTTTTATCTAACTTAATAtgcaaattataaattttaaacttgtaTTCTGTGTGTTTTACCGACCATTGAGTCAGTCTTTTTGGTTTATTCTTTTGTAGACTATTGGTAACCTCAAACGCCTGATGTTTCTGGATGCCTCATCCAATCATTTACAGTCACTTCCATCAGAGATAGAAGGGTGCACCTCATTGGGTGATCTACATCTAACAACCAATAGGATCCAGGCTCTTCCGGAAACTTTGGGTAACAATAATTGTAGATAATTTATGCTTCTAAGATCCTTTTTATGGACATTACCAAAAACTTGGTGACAACTTATAAAATCCAGTAAATCAGGCTTCAGTTCGTCATCTTGAGCAGTtcatgaattataataaataaagagAATCATCAATAGATAGGCAAGGACAGATAGCCTGTACTTCAGAAACTGTAGGCCGTAGATTCTTTTAGAAGTTTCTCATTGCCTGAAAGTATGGGGATATGTGTAGTACAACTTACCATTTATATCGGAATCATGGAAAGTGATTCTTTAGATTgcttaaataaatttgattaaattaggAAATATTAAGTGAGGTATGTCTCTCATTTACAAAATGGAAACTAGGCCATTGGTTGTTCATACAGATGGAATACAACAGTGTCATAAAAATTAGTCATTTGttaatcaatgaattttttctATGAAAGTACTTGATGTGTAAATTCCTCAACAAGATTTAGTGGTGGCTACACTACCTTTTTCTTTCTCAACATGGTATATGAGGCCTTTCTCTGGTTTTAATTACTGATGACAAAGCACCGTTATTTATTAGGAGTAATTaggaatgaaaatattaaaccaGAATGTTCACCTGAGTTATGTGTTGTGAGGTCTTTTGAATGGCTGCTCATTGATCAAATGTCAAAACGGGATAATACAACCTCAATTCCTGGCCCTTCAGTGTGTTATAATAATTGATCGGAATAATTGAATTATACAAGCCCCAGCTCTTTTGAATGCCTGCTTCATGTCCATCACTGCGATTGCGGACCATTGTGTAAATCTTCATAATTAGAGCTCCTTTAATAATCTTGTCAAGTTCGGATATCTAAACTATGAAATGATAGCCCCATAAAGCAAGGAAAAGTCTAGACCAGACATGCCATTAACATGGAGATATTCTCCCGTGTATCCAGATAAGGCAAGAGGGAAATGAAAAGATAGTTTATTAAATAGGTCCTTCCGTGCTGTAATGCACCCTGGTGCTTCAAATAATGGACATTTTATCTCAATTGTCAATGCTAACCTTTCTAAAAGTGGTTTTAAAAAGGGGGGAAAATTAGTTCAGCTTTCAAGTCTACTTAGTTTAATGAAATTTCTGCAATAAGTCATACGTCAATGTTCAATTTGTATGAAATTTGAtgataatgtttaaattttctgaCAGTAAAACTGTCTTTAATCTGTTTTGGTGATAAGATAGATAAACCCATCACTCCAATATTAAATAGACATATCCACACCATTACACATCCTAGCTTATTGACATTCTTCCAAGTTCAAAattgatcaataaaaataaatccaacTCAAATATAACTGAAAATAAATTCCTGATTAATTTTACTGTATGGCACAGAAATTGGAGACGTGTTTAACAGTATGGTGttgttccattttatttgtataccCGATGTTGTAATCAGAAATTGATTCCAAGTAATGGTTTCATTAATTCAGCAATGGCTAGGGAAGCTTTGATCAGTTGAGATTTTATTGCCAGACACAGTCCGCTTTACATGCCTAGTCAAGGCCTTTAAACGCGACTCAGGGTGACAAGAAATTTAAATGTACCTGGAGTTCTGTTGTTATTGGGAAGGACAGGTACCGTAGTCAGTGTTATAAGCGCCCTCTACAAAGGTAAAAAAGGAGAGGCtaattgatattaaaatcaaattcttaAGCATTTTAGGGTTTATCATCTATTGAATCAAACAACACATAATttaagagatttaaaaaaaatgatattgaatagAAAGATAAAAATGATGTATGGTATATGTAAAATGATGACCACGAACATGCATTCATCCTGTTAATGTTTTCAGGTAACCTAGAAAGCTTGACCACCCTGAAGGCCGACAACAACCAGTTAACATCACTACCATCTACCATAGGGGGGTACGTATACTACATATTGTATCTCAGTTTGTGTAAACATGTCAAAGGTCGTTCATCTATTTGCATTACATTTAATTACAAGGTAATAATGTCATGCTTAGTGGTTAAGAGAGAGTTTCTAGAAATGACCAAGCTTTATATGATGTTGTGTTATAGAAATAATCAAGTTTAGTATATGTTGTTCTGTAGAAGTATAAACAAGTGCTCTATGTTATAGTCTGCAGTCGTTATCGGAACTCAATGTGAGCTGTAACAACCTGGAGGATCTTCCAGTGACCCTCGGACTTCTCAGGAATCTACGCACATTCTACGCCGACGAAAACTATCTCCTGTTTATCCCAGCAGAGGTATGTTCATCCAAAATAAGCAGATGTAtataataaccaaaatatttatgatttaattaagGAATTAGGACATGACTGAGACATGTTGTTCACTATTCATAGCTCAGGAGTAAATGAATCAATGTTCTTTCTTTAAAATccataaaatatcataaatacaaAATGCAATGAAAAAGAATAATACATCAAGACGTATATGAAATGTATTTGATTACAAataaatttcttatattttgaatttttttctcttcaaagCTCGGGAGTTGTAATGGAATCACAGTCCTTTCTCTCCGGAGTAACCGCCTGGAGTACATACCTGATGAAATAGGTCGTATCCCACGGTTACGAGTCCTGAACTTGAGTGACAATCGTTTAAGGTACCTACCATTTACCATCACCAAACTCAAGGACCTCCAAGCCCTGTGGCTAGCAGAGAACCAGGTGAGGCGAAAACTGTGTTTATGCAATAAATTTCCATAAAGGGTACAGTTGGTTGGTGGATGAAAGCATCATCATTGTTTGACCTTGAGATTTCTTTTCCAGACTTGTCCTTTGATTCCGCTGCAGTCAGACCATGATCCAGATAATGGAAGAAAGTTCCTGACTTGCTACTTGCTTCCCCAATTAGGGGATGATGAGGGGCCCAATGATTCAGGTACGCAGTTAACTTTAAAAAAGCTTAACCTTTCATGAATTTTTGAAGAACTTggcatcaaaatttcaaaaaaggaAGGAAAAAAGAAGGGAAAAAGAATCCAAACCTTGAATTGATCAATGTTTTTTGTCAGTCCCAATTGAATAGGACAGATCTATGAATAACTGGGCACTTGTAGAGAAGTAATTATTGAGGAGATGTTTACAAAAGAGTTTTAGCTTCTATAATTATTGGATAACCTTTAAGTTTTTACCTTTTAAAGCTTGACCCTCTTTGTTTGGTTTTGTGTTTAACcttccatgtttttgtttttctacagGACAGGGAGGTGACACGGACAGTTTCCATGCCTCAATGTGGGATGAGGAGAGAAGCAGACGACAGACCATCCACTTCGCCTTCCCTGAGGAAGATGAAGAATCGGTATGGGAAGCTgccaatatttatattatttttattttacaggatGCATTTCTTTGTATAACATGTACTCTATGTATATGGGTGATTTGAAGTTGGATATAACAagcttaaaatttatatttacgcTGCATTAACAATTGTTTGATAAAATACgatatatcttttatatttaccAGTTAACCTGCATGATCACATAGTGCATGCCCAGTTCCCAATCTGCATATAAATCTGTAGCACTATTGTATATATGAATTTGTATTCCTTGAATTTTCAAAGAACCATACATATAAACATGTTAAGTAAGGCGTTCAGTCATATCTGCAAATATACTTCACCTTCACCATGTATTACTTACACTTACTCCACTGAAGATGAAGTGTTTATTGCTTAAAAAAGTTATTGCACAAAGgacattttgatatatatttttatagggTACACTTGCAAATGTAAAAGATGCAATCAATGTATTACATTAAACAAGCTTATTCAGAATTAATCATTGGATATTCAACCTTTAGAACTACACTCTATTGTCTGCCTGTCCACACAATAAGTACCCCATTGATAACCAGACTCAACCCCTGGTCCTTTGTAGGGAACATTGGTTAGGTGTCCGACCCCCTACCCCAAAGACATGCGTGAAAAAATCAGACATGCTCGTAGCTTGGCAATGAGGCAGAAGCAGGGCGGGGTACCAGCAGATGTTCGATGGAGCGGAGGGCGAGATAACCGCGGATACGAGGAGGAGGTAAGGTCAAAGGTTAGGACCTTTACACGCAGAGCCTCAAACCAATCACCCACTGTGTCTAATTTATTGATCACCTCGTTCACAGTACAGTCAACTTATAAACTCTACAGTGATTGAATtcattttgtaactttttttggATTTCATCCTTGACTGCCACATTCAATAGATTTAATGCCAGatataatttaagataaaagagTTACCTGAATTTCTGTAGTTGTCTTATTGGAATGAGTAGATTATCAAAGAGGTTAGTCATAGATTCTGTCTGTAAAATTAGGCTAGTGGATGACCTTTAGAATGAGATGTAGAAATAGCTTGCAGCATTTCACTTGGGCACATCATTTGTTCTTTTACTTCATGCACTATTTAACTTCAGAAACCTAAAATGACAGGTTCGCTAGGCTTGAATATTTATTAGTACCTGGAAATCTACAATCAGTATATTTCATTAATCTGCACTCTGTATTACTTGCACCATTATACAGTATTAGACAGCATAATGTAAATAAAGTAAACATATAGAGAGGATTTTCTAGTCACTAATCACAGTGTTTATAATTGTATGTTGAAATGGAAATAATATGTGTATCCATGGTAACAGTAGCTAACACTTTTGCAGACCGCTGCATTGGTTTATGGTGACCACCACGATGGTGACCCGAGTAGACATCCTAACCCGGCCTCTCCGATCGATGCCCACCGTCTTTATCAGTGTGATAAGGTACGGGGCTCTAAATAATATCTCCAGCTAAATGTGACACTCTGTGTAGAACAAGATTTAATATTATATGTAGCATTATATCACTTAATTTGTGGATGTTTGAGGTAACTTACCATAGATTGATTACAGTATTAAAACACTGACCTAAATAGTACTTAACATACTTACATCTTGACCTAGAGTTTGTATTTTACCAAGCTGTGGAGTTTTACACATTCAGAGactagatttacatgtacaaagcaTTTTGCAGGAGAAACTAGCCAAAGACAAGGCCAGGCTACAGCATCATTACTCAGACCAGGAACCAGACAGAGAAGTCAGCAGGTCAAGGTCACCTATTGGAGAGATGACCTCAATGATAACGTCAGGAGACAAACCTCAGCCTGCACCCAGAAAAGGTAAGATGAAGTTCTTTGGGAAatacttctttaaaaaaactcaTTTATAGTGCTCATACTCTAATTAGCATTCTCATTtgtgatataaatattttttcaggaAAAGAGAAGCACAGGAAGTTGGTTGATGATGATGGTGGATTCTCGGGGAGGGGGCCTTCTACGTGTTTAGGATCAAACCCTGATGTGTCAGTCCAGAAGGACCAGCCTGCACCCAACACGCCAGTCTCTAAGCGAACCCCTGCCTTCACTTACTGCTCCCCGTCAGAACTCTCCAGCAGACTGTCACAGTTCTCTGATCCGCGAAGTCCCAATGCTCACTCATCCTATAGTGCTAGTCCTGTGGTGAAATCTCAGCGCTCCAGAGATTATGACTCTGATACGGGATACCGGAGTGAAACTGAGTTTATTCGACAGCGGAGACAGCACCTGCTCAACGAGCAAGGTTTTGTGAGGGGGGGTTATGAGAGTGACAGGGACGGGTTTACCCCCAGGAAAGAGCGCCAAAGAGAGGTGGGGTACTCCAGTGATGTGGAGGGGTATTCGGGCAGGGTCAAAGTGGCTTCCTATCGCTCAGGTCCCACACCCATACATCAGCAACATACAGGAAGTGTTCAGTGTCatacaaatcaaactgttttatCACAAACTTACAGTACTCCCAATCAGATCAGGACATCTTTCCAGAAGGTGCGAGAAGTTAGCACAGCTTCACCTAAAGACAAAATGTCTGATCCTAGTGCTCGGCCTCTAGAAACCTCAGGGTTCAGTGACAGTGGTTATAATCCTCCCTCCCCCATGTTTCACCACAGTAATATTGTGGACCAAAGCACTCCAATCACCAGCGAGCCCCCTAATGGGTTCGGATTCCGTGGGCGGTCACGGTCAGGCAGTGACAGTGGCAGTGCCAGCCAAGAGGATCATGGGAAGACCGCAGATTGGAGAAAGGATTTTTATGCTGTGATGGAACAAAAAATGAACAGTTCACAATCCCAGCTTAATCACCAGGTAAGATACTGATTCTGACAGTTTATCACTCCATTCTTCTTGAAGtcttaaagaatattttttttgaaaaaaaggtgATTTTTTATTGCAGGTAAATGATGCTCTGTCAACTAATCAACCACCTCCTTATAAGGCTTCCCCCACCTATAACTCAGTTGCACACCGGAAACTCCCTCCTACTCCTAACAGGGGCTCTCCCTACGGTGTGATGAACTATGACAGGAGAAGCATGAACTCCCCTTCAATGAACCAGCGTTTATCTGAACTTGCAATCAGTGAACAAAGTGCTCGTGATTATCGTTCTGAATCTCCATACCAAAGACTTCCATTGTCACGACAGAGTCCTAGCCAACAGTTGTATAGACAGAGTGAAGTTATGTTTACACAGGAAGTGACACGTGTCCCCAATACCTCTGTGTACAAACACAGTGCGACCTTATACACACAGGAAGTGACTCGTCTCCCCACCCCCAGTGGTGACGGCTCTGGTGGCACTCACGCCCCTCACCCCCTAGTCTCCAGTAGTGCTAACACAGTGTATCCACAGGACCATGATTCCTCTCAGTCCTCAGGGTTCAGCAGTGACACTTCAAAATCACGGCCTTACAACCCTCTACCTCCTAAACTCGCTCAGTTGTCAGGTGAACAGCCTCAAGGTGAAAGGTCAAGGACACCAGTGTTAGTGAACTGTGAGGAGGAGAGAGGGGACTCCCCCAGGGAGTCAGGCTACAGTAGCCGTGAACACAGTAGCCATAGGAATTCCCCGTGTGATCCCATTTCCCACCAGGAACAGTTTCCAGACCAGGCGGAAGAGTTCAAGAATCCGGGCTCTTCGTGTGAGGACATAGCTGTGTATAAACATAATCTACAAATGTCTCAGGCCAGGGTTCCCAGACTCCTGGAGAACAGTCCAAGAATGTACAGAGATGTGTCCAACAAATACTCAGGTAAGCATGGAGgtaaattcaacaaaattacATAGTCATACATTTTCTAGTAATAGATTTAGGGgttgttttttatatattattgaataattctATAATACAATTTGGTGTATTATACTTACCCATCTTTGTGGGCCCTAATATTGGGGTAAAAATGTAGTTTGGTTGTATTATAAGCACCAAAACGTTTTGACCAagtattatcaataaaataagcATTTCAGAATACCTTATTCTATGTTGCCAATTGTGAGCCATGTCCTCACTCTGATTACTTTTCAGGTTTTGCAATGCCCCCTCCTTCTAGGCCCCCTCCCTCTCCATACTCCAATCAACGCCCACAGTCATCGGAACATCATTCCCATAATGCATCTCATCCGTACCACAATTCCACTCCACATGGCCAAAGTAACCATGCTGTAGGGAGGGAGGACCACCCCTCCCCCTCACAGAGAGGCCCCCCACAGTTCCAGGTAAGGGGAACTGCTATTTATGGAGAGGACTTTCCCGTGcaaattctgttttatttcaacaacaATAACCCAGAGCTAGATTGTGTATTGTTTGGAATATGTAgaagtaaaatgatatgaataatGTACTAGACTATTGAAGAGAGTGCTTAGATGTAATGATTGGATTTTTTAATACTGATAAAGTTTTAACAACAGTTGAAGTAATTGTCAAGTCATTTGATGGTTTGATGTATATAGGAAAGAAATGTGAAACAAACCACTGTGACTGCACTGATGTGAGAGGTTGCAGTGTCTAACAAACAAAGGAGACGTCCATTAGATAACCTGTTTTGTTACTAACCTCAAGGTTTTGTTTTTAACCAGGGGAGAGGTCTGATTCCGTCAGTCAATCATTCCCGTAGCAACCATTATCACTCGGGTGACAATGTGAGTCCATCCCGAGAAAAGTAATTATAATTTGCTTGTTCGGCTTTGGTAGCTGGGTGTATACCTCTGTAATCCCTTTGTTTGGTTGGCTGTAAGTCAATAGACAACTTCTTTTCAATGCTATACCTCAGTATATCATTTCTGTATTCCCCTTGTGTTACTGTACCTCAGCAAACAATGTCTGTAGTTTCTTTCTTTGCATCTTCTTCACCTTTATAGAAAACTTTTGTATTCTCTTTGTGTATTTTGCTGTGCCTCAATAGACAACTTCTATAGTCACTTTGTTATGTTGCTGTACCTCAATAGACAACTTCTATAGTCACTTTGTGTAACTGCACACTAGACAATTCTATAGTCACTTTGTTATGTTGCTGTACCTCAATAGAAAACTTTTATAGACACCTTGGTATCCTTTTGTAGCTCAATAAACAACTTTTGTGTTCACAATTTTGTAGACTAAGTGAAGCTTTTTAGAAACTATAAGTAGTCACTAGGTTGCTGTTGCCCAATAGACAATGTTTATATCACTTTGTATATTGTTATTGTATATACTCccaaattttaatgttaatatgACTCATCACTAATGAAACAAAGAAATGTCTTGCAGGCCCCTATTAGGCCAAAATAATTAATGTCTAGGTTCTCAgaccaaaatttcaaaatatgatgcaacaggtatgtattttattataagatTTGCAATTTTTGCATAACTCAACTTTCCTATTTATAAACTTAGCTATTCTCTTTCAATATGGCACTAAATTAAATCAATATGGCAGCATTATACCTGATGAGAACCAAAACTTTTGTacattcatttaatatttgaattttgaaatttagtcatatagtttgttttatttatcaaaataaaagtttgaatttctacctttatttttcataaatgtagAATTTATCTATATGGAATATTTCTTTGATTTACAGGG
This portion of the Magallana gigas chromosome 7, xbMagGiga1.1, whole genome shotgun sequence genome encodes:
- the LOC105336465 gene encoding uncharacterized protein isoform X6 encodes the protein MAGFVKKCPCLRPKIQEEIYELDYRHCNLTDVPAQVFNFERTLEELYLDNNQIQDLPRELFCCHGIRKLCLSNNEVTNIPPAIGSLINLEELDVSKNGIIDIPENINCCKCLRSVNANVNPLGKLPEGLTQLGNLTQLYLNDTFLDYLPGTFGRLLKLKVLEIRENHLKTLPKSFSMLTALERLDIGHNEFTELPDVIGNLTSLLELWCDHNQISTITPTIGNLKRLMFLDASSNHLQSLPSEIEGCTSLGDLHLTTNRIQALPETLGNLESLTTLKADNNQLTSLPSTIGGLQSLSELNVSCNNLEDLPVTLGLLRNLRTFYADENYLLFIPAELGSCNGITVLSLRSNRLEYIPDEIGRIPRLRVLNLSDNRLRYLPFTITKLKDLQALWLAENQTCPLIPLQSDHDPDNGRKFLTCYLLPQLGDDEGPNDSGQGGDTDSFHASMWDEERSRRQTIHFAFPEEDEESGTLVRCPTPYPKDMREKIRHARSLAMRQKQGGVPADVRWSGGRDNRGYEEEVRSKEKLAKDKARLQHHYSDQEPDREVSRSRSPIGEMTSMITSGDKPQPAPRKGKEKHRKLVDDDGGFSGRGPSTCLGSNPDVSVQKDQPAPNTPVSKRTPAFTYCSPSELSSRLSQFSDPRSPNAHSSYSASPVVKSQRSRDYDSDTGYRSETEFIRQRRQHLLNEQGFVRGGYESDRDGFTPRKERQREVGYSSDVEGYSGRVKVASYRSGPTPIHQQHTGSVQCHTNQTVLSQTYSTPNQIRTSFQKVREVSTASPKDKMSDPSARPLETSGFSDSGYNPPSPMFHHSNIVDQSTPITSEPPNGFGFRGRSRSGSDSGSASQEDHGKTADWRKDFYAVMEQKMNSSQSQLNHQVNDALSTNQPPPYKASPTYNSVAHRKLPPTPNRGSPYGVMNYDRRSMNSPSMNQRLSELAISEQSARDYRSESPYQRLPLSRQSPSQQLYRQSEVMFTQEVTRVPNTSVYKHSATLYTQEVTRLPTPSGDGSGGTHAPHPLVSSSANTVYPQDHDSSQSSGFSSDTSKSRPYNPLPPKLAQLSGEQPQGERSRTPVLVNCEEERGDSPRESGYSSREHSSHRNSPCDPISHQEQFPDQAEEFKNPGSSCEDIAVYKHNLQMSQARVPRLLENSPRMYRDVSNKYSGFAMPPPSRPPPSPYSNQRPQSSEHHSHNASHPYHNSTPHGQSNHAVGREDHPSPSQRGPPQFQGRGLIPSVNHSRSNHYHSGDNGVFMTPEKVQPTYTVAQGEPVPQLDNNFENRYFLPLRKSSTEVMETIL
- the LOC105336465 gene encoding uncharacterized protein isoform X3 yields the protein MAGFVKKCPCLRPKIQEEIYELDYRHCNLTDVPAQVFNFERTLEELYLDNNQIQDLPRELFCCHGIRKLCLSNNEVTNIPPAIGSLINLEELDVSKNGIIDIPENINCCKCLRSVNANVNPLGKLPEGLTQLGNLTQLYLNDTFLDYLPGTFGRLLKLKVLEIRENHLKTLPKSFSMLTALERLDIGHNEFTELPDVIGNLTSLLELWCDHNQISTITPTIGNLKRLMFLDASSNHLQSLPSEIEGCTSLGDLHLTTNRIQALPETLGNLESLTTLKADNNQLTSLPSTIGGLQSLSELNVSCNNLEDLPVTLGLLRNLRTFYADENYLLFIPAELGSCNGITVLSLRSNRLEYIPDEIGRIPRLRVLNLSDNRLRYLPFTITKLKDLQALWLAENQTCPLIPLQSDHDPDNGRKFLTCYLLPQLGDDEGPNDSGQGGDTDSFHASMWDEERSRRQTIHFAFPEEDEESGTLVRCPTPYPKDMREKIRHARSLAMRQKQGGVPADVRWSGGRDNRGYEEETAALVYGDHHDGDPSRHPNPASPIDAHRLYQCDKEKLAKDKARLQHHYSDQEPDREVSRSRSPIGEMTSMITSGDKPQPAPRKGKEKHRKLVDDDGGFSGRGPSTCLGSNPDVSVQKDQPAPNTPVSKRTPAFTYCSPSELSSRLSQFSDPRSPNAHSSYSASPVVKSQRSRDYDSDTGYRSETEFIRQRRQHLLNEQGFVRGGYESDRDGFTPRKERQREVGYSSDVEGYSGRVKVASYRSGPTPIHQQHTGSVQCHTNQTVLSQTYSTPNQIRTSFQKVREVSTASPKDKMSDPSARPLETSGFSDSGYNPPSPMFHHSNIVDQSTPITSEPPNGFGFRGRSRSGSDSGSASQEDHGKTADWRKDFYAVMEQKMNSSQSQLNHQVNDALSTNQPPPYKASPTYNSVAHRKLPPTPNRGSPYGVMNYDRRSMNSPSMNQRLSELAISEQSARDYRSESPYQRLPLSRQSPSQQLYRQSEVMFTQEVTRVPNTSVYKHSATLYTQEVTRLPTPSGDGSGGTHAPHPLVSSSANTVYPQDHDSSQSSGFSSDTSKSRPYNPLPPKLAQLSGEQPQGERSRTPVLVNCEEERGDSPRESGYSSREHSSHRNSPCDPISHQEQFPDQAEEFKNPGSSCEDIAVYKHNLQMSQARVPRLLENSPRMYRDVSNKYSGFAMPPPSRPPPSPYSNQRPQSSEHHSHNASHPYHNSTPHGQSNHAVGREDHPSPSQRGPPQFQGRGLIPSVNHSRSNHYHSGDNGVFMTPEKVQPTYTVAQGEPVPQLDNNFENRYFLPLRKSSTEVMETIL
- the LOC105336465 gene encoding uncharacterized protein isoform X1; amino-acid sequence: MAGFVKKCPCLRPKIQEEIYELDYRHCNLTDVPAQVFNFERTLEELYLDNNQIQDLPRELFCCHGIRKLCLSNNEVTNIPPAIGSLINLEELDVSKNGIIDIPENINCCKCLRSVNANVNPLGKLPEGLTQLGNLTQLYLNDTFLDYLPGTFGRLLKLKVLEIRENHLKTLPKSFSMLTALERLDIGHNEFTELPDVIGNLTSLLELWCDHNQISTITPTIGNLKRLMFLDASSNHLQSLPSEIEGCTSLGDLHLTTNRIQALPETLGNLESLTTLKADNNQLTSLPSTIGGLQSLSELNVSCNNLEDLPVTLGLLRNLRTFYADENYLLFIPAELGSCNGITVLSLRSNRLEYIPDEIGRIPRLRVLNLSDNRLRYLPFTITKLKDLQALWLAENQTCPLIPLQSDHDPDNGRKFLTCYLLPQLGDDEGPNDSGQGGDTDSFHASMWDEERSRRQTIHFAFPEEDEESGTLVRCPTPYPKDMREKIRHARSLAMRQKQGGVPADVRWSGGRDNRGYEEEVRSKTAALVYGDHHDGDPSRHPNPASPIDAHRLYQCDKEKLAKDKARLQHHYSDQEPDREVSRSRSPIGEMTSMITSGDKPQPAPRKGKEKHRKLVDDDGGFSGRGPSTCLGSNPDVSVQKDQPAPNTPVSKRTPAFTYCSPSELSSRLSQFSDPRSPNAHSSYSASPVVKSQRSRDYDSDTGYRSETEFIRQRRQHLLNEQGFVRGGYESDRDGFTPRKERQREVGYSSDVEGYSGRVKVASYRSGPTPIHQQHTGSVQCHTNQTVLSQTYSTPNQIRTSFQKVREVSTASPKDKMSDPSARPLETSGFSDSGYNPPSPMFHHSNIVDQSTPITSEPPNGFGFRGRSRSGSDSGSASQEDHGKTADWRKDFYAVMEQKMNSSQSQLNHQVNDALSTNQPPPYKASPTYNSVAHRKLPPTPNRGSPYGVMNYDRRSMNSPSMNQRLSELAISEQSARDYRSESPYQRLPLSRQSPSQQLYRQSEVMFTQEVTRVPNTSVYKHSATLYTQEVTRLPTPSGDGSGGTHAPHPLVSSSANTVYPQDHDSSQSSGFSSDTSKSRPYNPLPPKLAQLSGEQPQGERSRTPVLVNCEEERGDSPRESGYSSREHSSHRNSPCDPISHQEQFPDQAEEFKNPGSSCEDIAVYKHNLQMSQARVPRLLENSPRMYRDVSNKYSGFAMPPPSRPPPSPYSNQRPQSSEHHSHNASHPYHNSTPHGQSNHAVGREDHPSPSQRGPPQFQGRGLIPSVNHSRSNHYHSGDNGVFMTPEKVQPTYTVAQGEPVPQLDNNFENRYFLPLRKSSTEVMETIL
- the LOC105336465 gene encoding uncharacterized protein isoform X2 codes for the protein MAGFVKKCPCLRPKIQEEIYELDYRHCNLTDVPAQVFNFERTLEELYLDNNQIQDLPRELFCCHGIRKLCLSNNEVTNIPPAIGSLINLEELDVSKNGIIDIPENINCCKCLRSVNANVNPLGKLPEGLTQLGNLTQLYLNDTFLDYLPGTFGRLLKLKVLEIRENHLKTLPKSFSMLTALERLDIGHNEFTELPDVIGNLTSLLELWCDHNQISTITPTIGNLKRLMFLDASSNHLQSLPSEIEGCTSLGDLHLTTNRIQALPETLGNLESLTTLKADNNQLTSLPSTIGGLQSLSELNVSCNNLEDLPVTLGLLRNLRTFYADENYLLFIPAELGSCNGITVLSLRSNRLEYIPDEIGRIPRLRVLNLSDNRLRYLPFTITKLKDLQALWLAENQTCPLIPLQSDHDPDNGRKFLTCYLLPQLGDDEGPNDSGQGGDTDSFHASMWDEERSRRQTIHFAFPEEDEESGTLVRCPTPYPKDMREKIRHARSLAMRQKQGGVPADVRWSGGRDNRGYEEEVRSKTAALVYGDHHDGDPSRHPNPASPIDAHRLYQCDKEKLAKDKARLQHHYSDQEPDREVSRSRSPIGEMTSMITSGDKPQPAPRKGKEKHRKLVDDDGGFSGRGPSTCLGSNPDVSVQKDQPAPNTPVSKRTPAFTYCSPSELSSRLSQFSDPRSPNAHSSYSASPVVKSQRSRDYDSDTGYRSETEFIRQRRQHLLNEQGFVRGGYESDRDGFTPRKERQREVGYSSDVEGYSGRVKVASYRSGPTPIHQQHTGSVQCHTNQTVLSQTYSTPNQIRTSFQKVREVSTASPKDKMSDPSARPLETSGFSDSGYNPPSPMFHHSNIVDQSTPITSEPPNGFGFRGRSRSGSDSGSASQEDHGKTADWRKDFYAVMEQKMNSSQSQLNHQVNDALSTNQPPPYKASPTYNSVAHRKLPPTPNRGSPYGVMNYDRRSMNSPSMNQRLSELAISEQSARDYRSESPYQRLPLSRQSPSQQLYRQSEVMFTQEVTRVPNTSVYKHSATLYTQEVTRLPTPSGDGSGGTHAPHPLVSSSANTVYPQDHDSSQSSGFSSDTSKSRPYNPLPPKLAQLSGEQPQGERSRTPVLVNCEEERGDSPRESGYSSREHSSHRNSPCDPISHQEQFPDQAEEFKNPGSSCEDIAVYKHNLQMSQARVPRLLENSPRMYRDVSNKYSGFAMPPPSRPPPSPYSNQRPQSSEHHSHNASHPYHNSTPHGQSNHAVGREDHPSPSQRGPPQFQGRGLIPSVNHSRSNHYHSGDNGVFMTPEKVQPTYTVAQGEPVPQVNKSAPATLPVLPPPSILETI